GTCGCATCGCCGTCGGCGGGGAGCGCCTCGGCGTCCGCGAGGAGCGCCTCGCCGTCGGCCGCTGCGTGGCCGTCGCAGGGCGGGTCGCCGTCGGTCCCCGCGCCGAGCGGTTCAGACGGTCGCGGCGCTGCTGCTGACGACGATCCGGTGGACGCCGCCCGAAGGCTGCTCGACGAGCGGGAGGCGTGCTTCCGGGGAGCTGTTGCACGTCGCGGCTGTCTGGACGCGGTGCTGGACGGCACCGCGGCCCTTGCGGCGTCGGAGACGGCCGCTGTGGGGACCGACGGGGCGGCGGCCTCCCGTGATTACACCGGTGCGCAGCTGAGCCTGGTGGAGCGATGGGGCGGCGCGGCGCTGGTCAGTGTCGCCCCGGACGCGGCCCGGACGCCGAAAAGCGAACCGGCCTCGCTCCTGCTGGTGAGGAGCGAGGCCGGTTGGCGCTTGCGGGCGGTGTTCCCGTGAACGGGTCAGAGACCGAGGTTGGCCTCGAAGTTGCCGCCTTCGAGGCGGTTCTTCACCGCGACGAGGAAGCGGGCCGCGTCGGCGCCGTCAACGATGCGGTGATCGTAGGACAGAGCCAGGTAGACCGTCGAACGGATGGCGATGGAGTCGCTGCCGTCGGCCGAGATCACGACCGGCTTCTTCGCGACGATGCCCGTGCCCAGGATCGCGACCTGCGGGAGGAACACGAGCGGGGTGTCGAACAGGGCGCCGCGCGAACCGGTGTTGGTCAGCGTGAACGTGCCGCCCGCGAGCTCGTCCGGCTTCAGCCGGTTGTCGCGGGTGCGCTCGGCGAGGTCGGCGATCTCCTTGGCGAGGTTCGCGATGTCCAGGTCGGACGCGTTGCGCACCACCGGGGTGAGCAGGCCGCGCTCGGTGTCCACGGCGATCGAGATGTTCTCGTGGTCCGGGTACACGATATTGTCGCCGTCGACCGTCGCGTTGATGACAGGGTACGTCTTCAGCGCCTCGGCTGCGGCCAGAGCGAAGAACGGCAGGAAGGAGAGCTTCACGCCGGTCTTGGCCAGGAAGTCGCCCTTCACGCGGTCGCGCAGTGCGGCGACCTTGGTGACGTCGACCTCGACCACGCTCGTGAGCTGCGCGGTCGACTGCATCGAGACGACGGCGCGCTCGGCCACGACCTTGCGCAGACGCGACATCGGCTGCGTGGTGCCACGCAGCGGCGACACCTCGGGGGCCGGAGCCGCGGTGGCCGCAGCAGAGCCGGAGGCGGCCGGAGCGGCAGCCGCGAGGATGTCCTCCTTGCGGATGCGACCGCCGACGCCGGTGCCGGTGACGCTGGAGAGGTCGACACCCTGTTCGTTCGCCAGCTTGCGGACGATGGGCGTCACGTAGCCGGCGTTGCCGGCGTGGGCGCCGCCCGATGAAGCGGGCGCAGCGGCCGGAGCAGGAGCAGCCTGCGCAGCCGGAGCGGCCTGGGCGGGCGCCGCCTGAGCCGGAGCCGCCTGAGCCGGTGCTGCCTGCGGAGCCGGAGCGGCCTGCGCGGGAGCCGCCTGCGGGGTGGGGGCCTCCTGGGCGGGGGCAGCCTGAGCAGGCGCCTCCTGGGCAGGCGCCTCCTGGGCGGGAGCTTCCTGGGCGGGTGCGGCGGGCGCCTCCTGCGGCGCAGCCTGCTCGGCGGGCGCGGCCTCAGCCGGCGCGGCCTCGGCAGGCGCTGCCTGCTCGGCGGGCGCCGCCTCAGCGGGCGCGGCCTCAGCCGGTGCAGCCTCAGCAGCCGGAGCGGCCGGCGCCTCAGCGGCCGCGCCGGAGCCGTCGCCGATCGTCACGAGCGCGGTCCCCACCTCGACGGTCTCGTCCTCCTGCACCAGGATCGCCTCGATGACGCCGGCGACCGGCGACGGGATCTCGGTGTCGACCTTGTCGGTCGAGACTTCGAGCAGGGGCTCGTCCACCTCGACACGGTCGCCAACGTTCTTCAGCCAGCGTGTGACCGTGCCTTCCGTGACGCTCTCGCCGAGCGCCGGGAGGCTGACGGATTCGCTCATGAGCTTTTCTCCTTCAAAACCTGATCGTTCAGTAGCTTATTGCAGGCGGGTCCGCACGAGACGGACCCGCCTGGTCGTCCTAGAGGGTGTGCAGCGGCTTGCCCGCGAGGTACAGGAACGCCTCGCCGAGCGACTCGTTCTGCGTCGGGTGCGCGTGCACGAGAGGAGCGATGTCCTCCGGGTACGCCTCCCAGTTCACGACCAGCTGCGCCTCGCCGATGAGCTCGCCGACGCGGGCGCCGATCATGTGCATGCCGACGACCGGGCCGTCGTTCACGCGCACGACCTTGACGCTGCCGTTGGTGCCGATGATCTCGCTGCGGGCGTTGCCGGCCAGGCTGTAGTCGTAGCTGCTGACGGCGTCGGCACCGTACTGCTCGACGGCCTTCGCCTCGGTCAGGCCGACGGATGCGACCTCGGGGTCGCAGTAGGTGACCTTCGGGATGTTGACGTCGGGGACGACGATCGGGTTGAGACCCGCGATCTCCTCCGCGACGAAGATGCCCTGCTGGAAGCCGCGGTGCGCGAGCTGCAGGCCCGGGACGATGTCGCCGACGGCATACACGCCGGGGATGTTGGTCGCGAGGCGCTCGTCGGTGATGACGAAGCCGCGGTCCATGGTGACGCCGACCTCGTCGAACCCGAGGCCCTGGGTCAGTGGTCCACGGCCGACGGCGACGAGCAGCAGGTCGGCCTCGATCGTGTTGCCGTTCTCGAGGGTGACGACGACGCCCTGCTCGTTCTGAGTCACGCCCTGGAAGCGGACACCGAGGCTGTAGTCGATGCCACGACGACGGAAGGCGCGCTCCAGCGACTTGCTGATGGACTCGTCCTCGTTGGGGACGAGGTGCGGGAGCGCCTCGATGATGGTGACGTCCGAGCCGAACGACTTCCAGACGCTGGCGAACTCGACGCCGATGACGCCGCCGCCGAGGACCGCGACCTTCTTCGGGACGAAGTCGAGCTCGAGCGCCTGCTCGCTGGTGATGACGCGGCCGCCGGTCTCGAGGCCCGGAAGCGAGCGCGAGTAGGAGCCGGTGGCCAGGATGACGTTCTTGCCGACGATCATGTCGTCGCCGACCTGCACGGTGGTGGGGGAGACCAGACGGCCCTCGCCCTCGATCACCGTGATGCCGCGGGCCTTCACCAGACCCTGCAGGCCCTTGTACTTCTTCGCGACGATGCCGCGGCGGTACTCGGTGACACCGTTGATGTCGACGCCCTGGAGCTGCGTCACGATGCCGTACTTCGACGACTCCCGCGAATAGTCCGCGATCTCGGCCGCGTGGAGCAGCGCCTTCGTCGGGACACAGCCACGGTGGAGGCAGGTGCCACCGACCTTGTCCTTCTCGATCATGCCGACGGTGAATCCGAGCTCGGCCGCACGCAGCGCTGCTGCGTAGCCTCCACTCCCACCGCCGAGCACCACAATGTCAAAGTTCTGCTCAGACACCCAGCTACTCCCTCGCGCATCAGGATCATGTGACACGATTTGCCGCCCAGAGGGGTGGCCCCGGGAGACGTGTTGATGGGCGGGATTTCCCGCCCATACGACCCTACTACTTCCCGGAAAAGCTCTCGGCCAGGCGGATGAGCGCCCTTACGCTCACCGCGGACGGGCCCTTTCCGGTGAATCCGTACGGCGCCGCCGGGCTCTTCGCGGGGCCCGCGATGTCCAGGTGCGCCCAGGGGATGCGCGGCGCGTCGTCCTCTTCTCCGGTGCGTCCGACGAACTCCTGCAGGAACACCCCGGCGAGCAGCGCGCCGCCCGCGGTGTTGCCCGGGTTCGCGTTGGCGATGTCGGCGACGTCGGAGTTGATCGTGGCGCGCAGTTCGCCGGGAAGCGGCATCGGCCAGAGCAGCTCGCCGGTCTCCTTCGCAGCGGTCAGCACCTCGTCGACGAGGTCGTCGGAGCCCATCAGGGCGGCGTAGCGGGTGCCGAGCGCGACCATGGCGGCGCCCGTCAGGGTCGCCACGTCGACGATCGCGTCGGGCTGCTCCTCGCTCGCGGCGACCAGCCCGTCGGCGAGGACGAGGCGTCCCTCCGCGTCGGTGTTGAGCACCTCGACCGTCCGGCCTCCGCGGATGCGCAGCACGTCGTTGGGCCGGATGGCGGACCCGGACGGCATGTTCTCCGCCAGGCACAGCCACGCCGTGACGCGCACCGGCAGCGCGAGGCGGGCGGCCGCGAGCGCGACGGCGAGCACGGTCGCCGCGCCCGTCATGTCGTACTTCATCCCGACCATGCCCGTCGGAGGCTTCAGCGAGAGGCCGCCCGAGTCGAACGTGATGCCCTTGCCCACGAGGGCGAGGTGACGGGTTGCGCCGTCGGGGGAGTAGGAGACCTTGACCAGGCGCGGCGGACGCGTCGAACCCTGCCCGACGCCCAGGATGCCGCCGAACCCGTCCGCGGCGAGCTGCTCCTCGTCCCACACGGTGACGTTGACGGGGAGGTCCGCCGCTGCGGCCTCGGCGCGGTCGGCGAAGGTCGCGGGGTAGAGGTCGAGCGGCGGGATGTTGACCAGATCCTTGACCAGCGAGGCGGCCTCGGCGACCGCCGACGCGCGAGAGACGAGTGCGTCCGCGTCGGCGGTGGCGGCTCCGAGCACCTCGATCGACGCGACCGGATCCTTCGCAGCAGCCCTGCTCTTCTCGCGGTACTCGGTGAATGCGTAGGCGCCGAGCGCTGCTCCCTCGAGCACCGCACCCAGCTCGGCGTCGCTCTCCGCAGGAAGGTCGAGCGCGACGGCCGCCGTCCCCGCCAGCTGGCGGATGGCGCTCCCGGCGGCGTAGCGGACGGCGTCCTCGCCGCCCTCGGGCAGTCCGATCACGGCGAGCGAGGGGCCGGACCCCAAGCCGGGGAGCCGCACGAGCTCATCCTTCCCGCCGCTGAAGCCCACGTCGCGCAGCTGCTGCGCCAGTTCGTCCCGACGAGAGCCGGAGAGCACGGTCACGCCGTCACGGCCGACCCGTGCGGCGGTCACGAGCACGTCGGCTGCGGTGGCGGGGGTGGATGCGTCGGTCAGGGTCAGCGCTGGTGCGGTCATGCTTCGACCCTAACGCGGGGCCGTGCCGCATCCCCCGGCGTAGCGGCCTTACCGCGTGTTCGCTGTGGGCGTGCAGCCAGGCGGCGCTGACCCGGGTTCCGCTTCCGGGGTCCGCTCTAGAGTTGAAGCATGCGAGACCCCGGCGAACTGTTCGAGCTCAATCCGGCACTCGAGGTGCCGGAAGGGTTGCCGCTCGTCGCGGGCCTGACCGGCTTCGCCGACGCGGGCTCCGGCGTGAGTCAACTCGGCACCTATCTGCTCGGCACGCTCGACAGCGAGGTCGTCGCCACCTTCGACGCCGACATCCTGCTCGACTACCGGGCGCGCCGCCCCATCATCTACTTCGATCAGGACCACCTGACCGACTACCAGCCGGCGACGCTGAAGCTCTACCTCGCGTACGACGAGCTGCGCCAGCCGTTCCTTCTGCTGTCGGGCTTCGAGCCCGACTTCCGCTGGGAGGCGTTCACGGATGCCGTGCTCGGGCTGATCGAGCGCTTCAAGGTCAAGAGCATCACCTGGGTGCACTCCATCCCGATGCCCGTCCCGCACACACGGCCGATCGGCGTGACGGTGAGCGGCAACCGCTCCGAGCTGATCGAGTCGATGTCGATCTGGAAGCCGCACACCCAGGTGCCCGCGAACGCCCTGCACCTGCTGGAGTTCCGCCTCCAGCAGCTCTCGTACCCGATCGCCGGGTTCATCCTGCTCATCCCGCACTACCTCGCCGACACCGAGTACCCGGCGGCCGCCGTCGCGGCCCTCGACTCGATCAGTGCGGCGACTGCGCTCATCTTCCCCACCGACCGCCTGCGCCAGGAGGACCGCGACTTCATCGCGAACATCGACGAGCAGGTCGCCGGCAACGCCGAGCTGGGCCGACTGGTGGGCACGCTCGAGGAGCGGCACGACTCCTACATGGAGGACACGCAGCTGCGCTCGCCGCTGACCGACAGCGACGGCGAGCTGCCGAGCGCCGACGAGATCGCCGCCGAACTCGAGAACTTCCTGGCCTTCCGCCGTCACGGCGACGAGGAGAACCCGCGCGGCGACCGCTGAGCGCACACCGCATCGCTCCCGCATCGTCCGCTCGACGGGAGGCTGTCGGCGGCGGGCATAGGATCGTTCGGTGAATTCGCGTCGCTCCTGGGTCGTCTACGGGATCGGAGTCTTCGCTTACCTGATCGCCGTCATGCAGCGCACCACGATCGGTGTCGCGGGGGTGGCGGCCACGGATCGGTTCCACGTCTCCGCGGCGGTCCTCTCCACCCTGGCGGTCGTGCAGCTGATCGTCTACGCCGGGATGCAGGTCCCCGTGGGCGTGCTGATCGACCGGATCGGCTCGCGCGTCCTGATGCTGGCCGGTACGGCGCTGATGGTGGTCGGCCAGGTGGCCGTCGCGCTCGCGCCGAGCATCGCCGTGGCGATCGTGGGCCGCATCCTGGTCGGGGCCGGTGATGCGACGGTCTTCACCTCTCTCATGCGGCTGACGAACTCCTGGTTCCGCGGGCGGATCGTCCCGCAGCTCTCGCAGTGGATCGGCAACGTCGGTCAGCTCGGGCAGGTGCTGTCGGCCATCCCGTTCGCGCTGCTGCTGCACCTGTCGGGATGGACGGTCGCCTTCCTCACGGCGGCGTCGCTGTCCGTCGTGGCGCTCATCGGCATCCTGGTGGCGGTCACAGACCGGCCTGTCGGCGCGAGCGAGGGGCCGCGGCCGGCGACGTGGTCGGACTCGATGCGGCAGCTGCGGGTCAGCCTGGCGCGGCCGGGCACGCAACTGGGCTTCTGGTCGCACTTCGTGACCCAGTCCTCCGGCACGGTCTTCAGCCTGATGTGGGGGATCCCGTTCCTCGTCTTCGCCCTCGGCATCCAGCCCGCGGAGGCGTCGGCGCTGCTCACGGTGCTGGTCGGCGCGGGACTGATCTCGGGGCCGATCCTCGGCATCCTCACCGCGCGCTTCCCGATGCGGCGGAGCAACCTCGTGCTCGGGATCGTCGCCCTGATGGCGGCGGCGTGGACGCTCGTCCTGCTCTGGCCGGGGAAGCCGCCGCTCTGGACGGTGATCGTGCTGATCGCGGCGATCGGGATCGGTGGCCCGGGGTCGCTGATCGGATTCGACTTCGCGCGCACCTTCAACCCGCTGCACAGCCTGGGCTCGGCCAACGGGATCGTCAACGTCGGCGGGTTCCTGGCGAGCTTCGTGATGATGTTCCTGATCGGCGTCTCCCTCGATGTGCAGGCGCACGGCGCCGACGGCGACGCGCAGCTCTATCAACTCGACCACTTCCGCTGGGCGTTCGCCATCCAGTACGTCATCGTGGGGATCGGCGTCGGCTTCCTGGTGCGCGCACGCCGGCGCACGCGCCGTGCTCTGAAGGAGGACGAGGGAATAGATGTGGCCCCTCTCTGGGTTGCATTGGTTGGAACGTGGAGGCGGCGCGGAGGACGCGAAGCGCTGTAGAGGGCGCGGCGGACGGCGTCCCGATTCGATCCGAGTTTGGCCGTACTGGTCGGGGGCTCGCGTGGAACGTGCAATAATTGGCGTCTGGACCCGTTCATGTCTTCGGGCCGGAGCATTCGACGATGCCCGGCGGAACCGACCGAGACTTGACATGGGTCTTAGTAGTGTCCGCACGCAACCCTGAGCCAGGCTCGGCCGTCAGGATCCCGGCCCCTCTGCTTGGTATGAAAGGTGTTCACATGGCAACCCGTGCAGCAACGAAGACCCGCGATGCGGAGGTCGAGGTCGAGGAGACCGTGACCGCCGCCGCGGACGAGACGACGAAGGCCGCGCCCAAGAAGGCGGCGGCGAAGGCCGCGCCCAAGAAGGCGCCGGCGAAGGCAGGTGCCGCGAAGAAGCAGACCGCACCGGTCAAGGGCAAGGTCAAGGCTGCGGACGACGACGAGATCGACGACGACGCCGAGGTCGAGATCGACGAGGAGGCCGTGGTCGACGACGACACGGCCGACGAGCCGGAAGCGGCCGAAGCCGACGCGGACGCCGACTCCGAATCTGACGACACCGAGGGCAAGGCCCCCGTGGCCGCCGCCCCCGCCGAGGACGAGCCCCTGCCGAGCGACGCGCTCGTGCTGCGCGCGGTCGACGAAGAGGACGACATCCCCGTCTACTCGACGACGATCACCGGCGCCACCGCCGACCCCGTCAAGGACTACCTGAAGCAGATCGGCAAGGTCCCTCTGCTGAACGCGGCCGAAGAGGTCGAGCTCGCCATGCGCATCGAGGCGGGTCTGTTCGCCGAGGACAAGCTGGCGAACACCCCCTCCCTGACCAAGGAGCTCGAGCGCGAGCTGAAGTGGGTCGCCCGCGACGGCCAGCGCGCCAAGAGCCACCTGCTGGGCGCCAACCTGCGCCTCGTGGTCAGCCTCGCCAAGCGCTACACCGGCCGTGGGATGCAGTTCCTCGACCTCATCCAGGAGGGCAACCTGGGCCTCATCCGTGCCGTCGAGAAGTTCGACTACACGAAGGGCTTCAAGTTCTCCACCTACGCCACCTGGTGGATCCGTCAGGCGATCACGCGTGCGATGGCCGACCAGGCGCGCACCATCCGCATCCCGGTCCACATGGTGGAGGTCATCAACAAGCTGGCGCGCGTGCAGCGCCAGATGCTGCAGGACCTCGGCCGCGAGCCCACCCCGGAAGAGCTGTCGAAGGAACTCGACATGACTCCGGAGAAGGTCATCGAGGTCCAGAAGTACGGTCGCGAGCCCATCTCGCTCCACACCCCGCTGGGTGAGGACGGCGACAGTGAGTTCGGCGACCTGATCGAGGACACCGAGGCGGTCGTCCCCGCGGACGCGGTCGGCTTCACCATGCTGCAGAAGCAGCTGGAGAGCTTGCTCGACTCGCTGTCCGAGCGCGAGGCGGGCGTGATCCGCATGCGCTTCGGCCTCGGCGACGGCATGCCGAAGACGCTCGACCAGATCGGCGACACCTTCGGCGTGACGCGCGAGCGCATCCGCCAGATCGAGTCGAAGACCATGGCGAAGCTGCGTCACCCGTCGCGTTCGCAGTCGCTGCGCGACTACCTCGAGTAAACCGTTGCGGTACCGACTGGCGGTCATCGCCGGCCGCCTCGCCCGCTGGCTTCTGCGCCTGCGGGGAGGCGGCTCCGCGGTGCCGGGCCGTGTCGCGCTCGCGATCGCCCCGAAGTTCCTCGAGCGTGCCGTCAGCCGGCTTCCTTTGGGCGTCGTATTCGTCTCCGGCTCCAACGGCAAGTCCACGACGACGAACATGCTCACGGCGATCCTGCGCGAGCACGGTCTCGACGTGTTCACCAATCCGTCCGGCGGCAACCTCCCGCAGGGGATCGCGTCGGCGCTGCTCGCCGACGTCCCGCTCGACGGGTACGTGCGCGGCGATGTCGGCGTCATCGAGGTCGATGAGGCCTACGGCGTCGATCTCGCGCGCGTCCTGAAGCCGCGGGGGTCGCTGCTGCTCAACGTGCAGATCGACCAGCTGAACCGCTTCTTCGAGCCCACCCGGGTGATCGGGATGCTGCGCTCGATCGCCGACGGCTCCTCCGAGTTCGTCGTGGTCAACGCGGACGACGACAGTCTCGCCCGCATCGGCGCCGACCTCGCCGGCCAGGGGCGCGACGTGACTTCGTTCGCCGTCGCGCCGTCGATCATCGAGGCATCCCCGAACGGCCTGGCGAACGTCAAGGACCTGACGGGCGCAACAGCCGGCGCGCTGCCGGCCCCGGCAGTGTTCGTCAGCAAGCTCGAGACGCAGAGCGCGCAACTCACCATCGGCGGCGACATCGTCCGCATCGGGCTTCCCGCGCGCGGACTGCACTACGCCGTGGATGCGGCGGGCGCGACCGCGATGGCTCGACGCCTGCTGGGCGACCGCTTCCACGCGAACAACGTGGTCGCCGCCATGGCCGCTCTCCGCACCGTCTACGGGCGCGGCGAGACGCTGCGCGTCGGCGACGAGGACGTCGAGATCATCATGATGAAGAACCCGCCGAGCCTCCAGCTCAATCTGGACTACCTCAGCGAGTCGCCCGAGCAGGTCTTCGTCGCGGTCGACGAGGGCACTCCCGACCCGTCCTGGGTGTACGACATCGACCTGTCGAAGCTCAGCCACGTGGATGTGGCGTCGGGCACGAAGGCCTGGCAGTTCGCCACGCGCTTCGCCTATGCGGGCATCGAGGTCGACCAGGTGCTTCCAGAGTTGAAGCCCGCGTTGCAGGCCTTCCTCGCCCTGCCGAAGCCGGCGCACGGCAACAAGACCATGATCGTCAACTACGAGCAGATGATGCTGATCCGCAAGCACCTGGGGTTCCTCGACCTGGAGGGCGGCGAGCGATGAGCGTGCTGCGCATCCTGCACCTGTATCCGGCCGAGCTCGGTATCAACGGCGACGCGGGCAACGTGCTCGCCCTCACCGAGCGCGCGCGCTGGCGCGGCCTCGACGTGGATGTGGTGACCCACGCCGTCGGCGGCGAGCTGCCGCACAGCGCGGACATCGTCCACATCGGCTCCGGGCCGCTCTCGGCGCAGCGCGCCGTCCACGAGGACGTCCTGGAGATCGCGCCGCGTCTGCGCGAATGGCGCGATGCCGGCGTCCCGATCCTGGCGATCGCGGGCGGGTGGCAGCTGCTCGGAACCGAGCTCGAGACCGGCGAGGGCGCGGTGCTCGGCGGAGCCGCGGTGTTCCCGACGCGCGCGGCCCTCGGGCGCAAGCGCCACGTCGGCGAGATCGTCGTGCGCCTGGCCGACGGCACGACCGTCGCGGGCTTCGAGAACCACTCGGCACACACCGTCCTGGACGGCGCCGAGCCGCTCGGCCGCATCGTCAGCGGGACCGGCAACGACGGCTCGCTGGAGGGCGTGGTGGTCGGCGCGTCGATCGGGACGCACCTCCACGGTCCGCTCCTCCCGATGAATCCGGTCCTCGCGGATCGCCTGCTGGCGACGGCGCTCCGCGCCGAGCTCCCGCCGGTCCCGCAGACCGAGCGCGTCGACCGCTACGCCACCAACGCGCGGCGCGCGATCGCCGACCGCCTCGGCGTCTCGCTCTAGCGCCTCACGCGTCTTTCTGCTGAGGTGCTCGCAGAGGCACCCGCGCACGGCGTGGTGCCCGCACGTTCGAGCACCTCGCGGGATCAGTTGATGTAGACGCGGGGGACGCGCGCGGCGACGCCGGTGATCATCTCGTCGGCGATGGTCTCCGCCCAGTCGGCGTACTTCTCCGCGGTGGGCTCGCCGTCGGCTCCGGACCCGAACAGGACGGCGGTGTCGCCGACCTCGACCCGGTGCGGCCCCGCATCCACAAGCATGCTGTCCGCGAGCACATCGATGACCGGGCAGCGGCGTCCACCGAGCAGCACGGAGGTCTTCGCGATGCCGAGCGTCGGGACGCCGTCGGCGTAGCCGATGCCCAGGCGGGCGTGCGTGGTGCCGCCGACGTGGACCTCGGTCACCGGGGCTTCCAGACGCATCGCCGGGATGAGGCCGAGCTCGGCCCCCGTCGTGTCGTCGAACGGGGAGAAGCCGTACGCGGCGATGCCGAACCGTACGAAGTCGAAGCGCGCCTCCGGCATCCGGATGCCCGCCGAGCTCGCCGCCAGGTGCAGCACCTCGAAGTGCGCGCCGAGCGCCTCGGCCTCGGCGACCGCATCCCGGAACTCGGCCAGCGCGGCCTCGTCGTCGGCGATGGACGCGTCCGCCAGGTGGGACCAGGCGGCGCGGATACGCAGCACTCCGGCCTCCTGAAGCGCGAGGGCCGCCCGGATGAGGTGGGGCCACTCCTCCCGCGTCGCGCCGTTGCGGCTGAGGCCGGTGTCCACCTTCAGGTGCACCACGGCCGGGCGGTCGGCGCCGGCTTCAGCGATCGCCTCGAGCTGCCACAGGGCGGAGATGCCGAGCTCGATGTCGGCCTCGATGCCCGCCCGCCAGTCGGTCTCCTGACCGTGCAGCCACGCCAGCAGTGGGACCTCGAAGCCGGCCTGCCTGAGCACCAGGCCCGCGGGGATCTCGAGGACCGCGAGGGAGGTGGCACCGGCGTCGAGTCCG
This region of Leifsonia sp. fls2-241-R2A-40a genomic DNA includes:
- the sucB gene encoding 2-oxoglutarate dehydrogenase, E2 component, dihydrolipoamide succinyltransferase, with protein sequence MSESVSLPALGESVTEGTVTRWLKNVGDRVEVDEPLLEVSTDKVDTEIPSPVAGVIEAILVQEDETVEVGTALVTIGDGSGAAAEAPAAPAAEAAPAEAAPAEAAPAEQAAPAEAAPAEAAPAEQAAPQEAPAAPAQEAPAQEAPAQEAPAQAAPAQEAPTPQAAPAQAAPAPQAAPAQAAPAQAAPAQAAPAAQAAPAPAAAPASSGGAHAGNAGYVTPIVRKLANEQGVDLSSVTGTGVGGRIRKEDILAAAAPAASGSAAATAAPAPEVSPLRGTTQPMSRLRKVVAERAVVSMQSTAQLTSVVEVDVTKVAALRDRVKGDFLAKTGVKLSFLPFFALAAAEALKTYPVINATVDGDNIVYPDHENISIAVDTERGLLTPVVRNASDLDIANLAKEIADLAERTRDNRLKPDELAGGTFTLTNTGSRGALFDTPLVFLPQVAILGTGIVAKKPVVISADGSDSIAIRSTVYLALSYDHRIVDGADAARFLVAVKNRLEGGNFEANLGL
- the lpdA gene encoding dihydrolipoyl dehydrogenase, whose amino-acid sequence is MSEQNFDIVVLGGGSGGYAAALRAAELGFTVGMIEKDKVGGTCLHRGCVPTKALLHAAEIADYSRESSKYGIVTQLQGVDINGVTEYRRGIVAKKYKGLQGLVKARGITVIEGEGRLVSPTTVQVGDDMIVGKNVILATGSYSRSLPGLETGGRVITSEQALELDFVPKKVAVLGGGVIGVEFASVWKSFGSDVTIIEALPHLVPNEDESISKSLERAFRRRGIDYSLGVRFQGVTQNEQGVVVTLENGNTIEADLLLVAVGRGPLTQGLGFDEVGVTMDRGFVITDERLATNIPGVYAVGDIVPGLQLAHRGFQQGIFVAEEIAGLNPIVVPDVNIPKVTYCDPEVASVGLTEAKAVEQYGADAVSSYDYSLAGNARSEIIGTNGSVKVVRVNDGPVVGMHMIGARVGELIGEAQLVVNWEAYPEDIAPLVHAHPTQNESLGEAFLYLAGKPLHTL
- a CDS encoding leucyl aminopeptidase, with product MTAPALTLTDASTPATAADVLVTAARVGRDGVTVLSGSRRDELAQQLRDVGFSGGKDELVRLPGLGSGPSLAVIGLPEGGEDAVRYAAGSAIRQLAGTAAVALDLPAESDAELGAVLEGAALGAYAFTEYREKSRAAAKDPVASIEVLGAATADADALVSRASAVAEAASLVKDLVNIPPLDLYPATFADRAEAAAADLPVNVTVWDEEQLAADGFGGILGVGQGSTRPPRLVKVSYSPDGATRHLALVGKGITFDSGGLSLKPPTGMVGMKYDMTGAATVLAVALAAARLALPVRVTAWLCLAENMPSGSAIRPNDVLRIRGGRTVEVLNTDAEGRLVLADGLVAASEEQPDAIVDVATLTGAAMVALGTRYAALMGSDDLVDEVLTAAKETGELLWPMPLPGELRATINSDVADIANANPGNTAGGALLAGVFLQEFVGRTGEEDDAPRIPWAHLDIAGPAKSPAAPYGFTGKGPSAVSVRALIRLAESFSGK
- a CDS encoding PAC2 family protein; translation: MRDPGELFELNPALEVPEGLPLVAGLTGFADAGSGVSQLGTYLLGTLDSEVVATFDADILLDYRARRPIIYFDQDHLTDYQPATLKLYLAYDELRQPFLLLSGFEPDFRWEAFTDAVLGLIERFKVKSITWVHSIPMPVPHTRPIGVTVSGNRSELIESMSIWKPHTQVPANALHLLEFRLQQLSYPIAGFILLIPHYLADTEYPAAAVAALDSISAATALIFPTDRLRQEDRDFIANIDEQVAGNAELGRLVGTLEERHDSYMEDTQLRSPLTDSDGELPSADEIAAELENFLAFRRHGDEENPRGDR
- a CDS encoding MFS transporter; this encodes MNSRRSWVVYGIGVFAYLIAVMQRTTIGVAGVAATDRFHVSAAVLSTLAVVQLIVYAGMQVPVGVLIDRIGSRVLMLAGTALMVVGQVAVALAPSIAVAIVGRILVGAGDATVFTSLMRLTNSWFRGRIVPQLSQWIGNVGQLGQVLSAIPFALLLHLSGWTVAFLTAASLSVVALIGILVAVTDRPVGASEGPRPATWSDSMRQLRVSLARPGTQLGFWSHFVTQSSGTVFSLMWGIPFLVFALGIQPAEASALLTVLVGAGLISGPILGILTARFPMRRSNLVLGIVALMAAAWTLVLLWPGKPPLWTVIVLIAAIGIGGPGSLIGFDFARTFNPLHSLGSANGIVNVGGFLASFVMMFLIGVSLDVQAHGADGDAQLYQLDHFRWAFAIQYVIVGIGVGFLVRARRRTRRALKEDEGIDVAPLWVALVGTWRRRGGREAL
- a CDS encoding RNA polymerase sigma factor, with the protein product MATRAATKTRDAEVEVEETVTAAADETTKAAPKKAAAKAAPKKAPAKAGAAKKQTAPVKGKVKAADDDEIDDDAEVEIDEEAVVDDDTADEPEAAEADADADSESDDTEGKAPVAAAPAEDEPLPSDALVLRAVDEEDDIPVYSTTITGATADPVKDYLKQIGKVPLLNAAEEVELAMRIEAGLFAEDKLANTPSLTKELERELKWVARDGQRAKSHLLGANLRLVVSLAKRYTGRGMQFLDLIQEGNLGLIRAVEKFDYTKGFKFSTYATWWIRQAITRAMADQARTIRIPVHMVEVINKLARVQRQMLQDLGREPTPEELSKELDMTPEKVIEVQKYGREPISLHTPLGEDGDSEFGDLIEDTEAVVPADAVGFTMLQKQLESLLDSLSEREAGVIRMRFGLGDGMPKTLDQIGDTFGVTRERIRQIESKTMAKLRHPSRSQSLRDYLE
- a CDS encoding MurT ligase domain-containing protein — its product is MRYRLAVIAGRLARWLLRLRGGGSAVPGRVALAIAPKFLERAVSRLPLGVVFVSGSNGKSTTTNMLTAILREHGLDVFTNPSGGNLPQGIASALLADVPLDGYVRGDVGVIEVDEAYGVDLARVLKPRGSLLLNVQIDQLNRFFEPTRVIGMLRSIADGSSEFVVVNADDDSLARIGADLAGQGRDVTSFAVAPSIIEASPNGLANVKDLTGATAGALPAPAVFVSKLETQSAQLTIGGDIVRIGLPARGLHYAVDAAGATAMARRLLGDRFHANNVVAAMAALRTVYGRGETLRVGDEDVEIIMMKNPPSLQLNLDYLSESPEQVFVAVDEGTPDPSWVYDIDLSKLSHVDVASGTKAWQFATRFAYAGIEVDQVLPELKPALQAFLALPKPAHGNKTMIVNYEQMMLIRKHLGFLDLEGGER
- a CDS encoding cobyric acid synthase; the encoded protein is MSVLRILHLYPAELGINGDAGNVLALTERARWRGLDVDVVTHAVGGELPHSADIVHIGSGPLSAQRAVHEDVLEIAPRLREWRDAGVPILAIAGGWQLLGTELETGEGAVLGGAAVFPTRAALGRKRHVGEIVVRLADGTTVAGFENHSAHTVLDGAEPLGRIVSGTGNDGSLEGVVVGASIGTHLHGPLLPMNPVLADRLLATALRAELPPVPQTERVDRYATNARRAIADRLGVSL